The nucleotide window ATAACACAATCAGTTAACTAAATTAGCAGAAAAATTACCAAATATGAAGAATTTCAAAACTTTGATTGATGAAAGACCCACCACCAGGGCAGCCAGAGGAAGTGACCCAAGAGGTTTGACAGAGAGAAGCATTAAACCCATTCATTTGAAGCTTCTTCACCAGCCATTTCTTATCAGTATCTCTTTTGCTTAATCTTATATGCTTCAGGACATCACTCTCAGCTTCAGTTCCACTTCTTAGAATCTCCTGcacacgtgtatatatatatacatatatatattcaatcaaATACATCCACAccagaagaagagaatcaataTCTTCCAAAAAGACAGACTTTTGTTTAGGTTACATACCTGTAAAGTGAAATACTTGGGGTGATGGTTGGAAGACTTACAATCTGAAGAAGCAGAGGAAGAATAAGCAGGTGATGAAGATTCTATAAAATCATACACCATCTGGATTAGTTTCTCATCTTCTAAGCTACTCAtttctttctgggtttttttcTTTGTGAATTCTTGTCGAAGGGAGAGTTATTTGATCTCTCTATATATGATGTGTTTTGGTGGGGCGTTGGTTGGGCTAGCAGGTCCGTTTTCCCAACCCACCCCACCAAACACGTCATTAAGCTGGGCGTTACAGCCAGCAAAACGGGGCGGTAACGCCCAAAACAACAAGCTGCGAAATGGAGCATAGTGAGCTGATTGGGTTTGGCGGTGGAGTTGTACAGCGTTATTAATTAATGATGACAGATGAGGTCATAATAAGAGCtgacataaacatatatatatacacacacattccATACAGAGATGTAATAAgtaaggaggaggaggaatatTAGAGGAGAATATCCTTTAAAAAGGCCCAATGAAAATGACAGTAGAAAAAGTAGTCAGGCATCCAGAAGGAGCCGCACTATAAACCAAATAGAGAGAGCTCCTGAACTGTTGGTGACACAATTGATTGGAGTTCTATTCAGGCATAGTGGCCCAAACTAAGCTAAAGCAGTAAAGCTACTTGATGGGTTTAGCCAATGATACCATTTCTTTATCCTTAAACTGATGCCCTAATCTGATTATCCTATTGACTGTGACAGAAATGACTAATAATTGGATCAGTTTTGAGACTTGTCTTGCTCTGCTTTGCTAGTCTGGCGGCATTAAAATGTTGCTAGCACCCAATCCAACATATCGTTCAGACATCGTACCTTCAGAACGGGTAATAAGTAAATTGTGTCAAAGCATATGTGGGTAAGTGTCCGAAAGTGGGACGAGTCCATGAAACTAGACTTTCACAAAGAAAACTCTCAACGGATTGATTCGAATTCCCGACCTCCTCGAGCACCTATTTGTTACTCATCTTGTAATGAAAAATGATTCCTTCACTAGTCCTGAAAAATTCAAGGAAACAAAACCATCAAATTTATCATCAAGTATTCATCGATCATGATGTACCTCCTCATATTGTTGTCAATTTCAGCATTGTAGATCTGTTGCCTTTTGTCCAGTCAGATGATGAAGCTGATAACCCTCTAAAAGTTGTGAACTGCAGCAACTCACTAATCCCCCACCAGATGCAAAACTTCATGTTCGCAACCTGGAAGGCAACTTAATCCAAAAACTTCTCAAACATGCTGCTCTGGAACAGCAGCATCAGTCGAAAAGCAGCACTAACTGTAGGGTCCTTATAAGGAACCACCTTCATGTTAGCAATTTGGAAACAAGGCAACTTATGAAACAAGTACAACATCCCAGTAATGTCAATTGGGCTTGAATCTTAAACAAGATCAGATTCATGAACAAACGCACCCACTTGATCGCAAAGAAGTTTAATCATAGTACAGTTctcttgcaaaagcaaaatcccaagaggaagaagaggcaGCAGTAAGATCCTGATGCAGGCAGGACTAATGATGAGCATAATGACCAAAAAAATTACTTTAGCACATCTCATAACTTCCTGCTGCTTCTTTCACTGTCCTCAAACATTGCCTTTAGAATAGGCAGATCGATCATTCCTGATGATTTGCATCACCTTCTTCACAGACACACATAAGCTTTTCATGCAAGGCAGGACTACATCAGAAACATCAAAGAAATCCAGCATTACCGACAACTTCCCAATGTTTCTTTCACTGTCCACCTTGGACAACGCTTGCGCTCACAGATCATGACCGATAATTTGAATCGAATGGCAGTTCCATAAGAAATTACTCAAAGTAAGTACTAAATCCTTacaaaataaacaagcaaataaTAAAAGAACTGAGACCAAATACTCCCTGCAACAGTCAAATGTACAAgaaattttaagaaaatgaCAATGTCACAGGATCCTCAGAGAAAACATTGAGATAAGGCTTTCCATTCGTGTACAGAACTGGAATTTCCCAGGAGAACCTCTCATTAAGGTACAATTAACTCAAAAAATTCCTAGAAGCTAGAAAAATGTTAATTAAAGTGAGAAAGACAAATCTTTATAGAAGAACGAACATTTATATAAATGCTTTAAAATACTTGAGCAAGTAACTGTACAAGGTGACATGGTATCTCAAAGAGAGACATGAGGGTGTGTGTTGGGCTAGAGCGAACAATGATATCTACAAACCTCCAGCAGATAACACAACAATAAATGTTAGAACCAATACTGATGGAATCACCTTCGTAAGTCCTATTGGACTGCCAAGTTTGCTATGTGCAGCAAACAATGAATGAAGTTGCTTGACTAAAAGGTAATATCACACCAAAATGGAAAGGAACTAGTTGCTTCCCATATAACAGTATGATCGGTGTCTCGAACAAACACATGCAACATCTGTTAATCTAAATAAAAATGTGGAGAAAGCATAAAACCATAAAAAATGAGGAAACACGCACAAACTGTCAACAAGCAGTCCACGAGAAAGCAAGCAAAACATCTTGGATGCCATAGTATCAAAATAACATATAAAAATAGAAAGTTTCACTGAAATTAGTTCCACTGAAATTGGTATACATGAAAACGTTCCTCCTTCAATAATTTTTCAGAAGACAACTCTATTTCTCCTATGGCCACACAATGGGGCTCGACTCTACATCATAAATAAGAACAAATGACTCGTTGTTGTCACAAATGGTATTGACTCTGCAACAACAATGAGTAAGCTGTGAAGATAAAATTTGGAAAGAAAAGGATATGTCGAGATCCAAAATTGCACTCCATGTCTGTAGGATTTAGACAGCTCTCTATATGGTTTTTCTAGAGAAAATGATGGGTAGGATATTCATGCTCATATCCATTATAATCATAGTATAGTCTCTCCCCTTTAGCAATATCACGAGTAGCAACCAAAAAGACCCGGCATTCACCATTTACACTGTATCTCACACATTTACAATTCTGCTTCTTCTTACCATCCCTGCACAAAATTGGATATACTTTAAGCATGGTAGTCATAAGAGTTGGATTCGCACAGTAAAAGAAATTGTGaaatcaaggaaatattttttCATATGTGAAGTTCACAGAAGACTATGTTGGAAATCTTCTGTTTCTATGAACAACGAACCAACAAACAGGCCCAAATAGTTGGAGGTACAAATAACAATGTGGCATTTATCATCTGTTTGCAAAATTCGATTTGACGCATGGACAAGTGATGGGTCACACAAGCTTACGGAGTATGATTGTTAATGCCATTGATAAAGCGAGCAATGTTTCCACGTTTATCTGGACAGATGACAAGACTTTTAGACGGCTCTGTTACTAGAAGCAGGGTCATCATACTATCACAATCGTCGTTTTCACGGTTCTTAAGGTAATCCACATCGCCTGTGTATTCTGCGATCAATGTCAAATCCTTTATCTGGCTATCCGCCTCAACTGTAAAACTGCACTCAAACTCAACAAAAAACTATTTAGCATAAGGTCCTCAAACATAATTGTAAAAAATCAGATGAATTCAGAAAGTACCCTTCGCACGAATCAAAAACTACAATTAGGGGAGGGCATTCACCCCTTCTACACATGGCCCTGCAGTGTTCCAAGGTTTCTGTATCTTCTTTTGAAAGAACCTAAAAGCAAAACAAGATACGGCAAGTTTAAGTAACATGCAATACAAACAAAGCACACATTTGATAAAAGAAATTTCTTTAAAAGAAAAgatgttcaaagttcaaacctgcATGCCACCATCTTCAAGCATGGCCTGATTGGCGGATCTAGCAGCCAGGTCAGGCATGTAGGTCAATTCATCGCTGAATTCCATTTGCAATGCTGTCAAAGCAGAGGCAAGAGTACCCATTTGTTTCAGCCTTCGGTCAGGATCTTCTGATGGGATAAACGGTAACAgtctcctccttttcttttgcagCACCAATGATCCACAGCGTCGCCGGCGCTTCCTTGCATCTAATGGGAAGAGGGAAAAGGAAACAGTCAAGTGTAAGATAAGCAACTAAATGTGGGAGAACGAATAACAAAGGCCATCAGTTTTATGCTTATGGTAAGTGGGTTCTGTTCAATATGCTTCTAACTTATATAAGAAACCGAAAGCTATGGGGCATGTGATGGATGGAGATTATGGTTTCGTCTTTATCAGTAGCAACAGCAGATACGAGATAATGAACAGACAGAAGGACAACCAAGTACGAAATAGTTTAGGGAAACAAAGTTGCAAAATTGTTTGAAGCAACATATTTCAGTAACTTGATCGGAAACTTGATGCTTTGAAGTATTAGTAGTTTGATGAAGAAAGATGATGTGGGTAAAACGAAGTAATAGTAGTTTGACGAAGAAAGATG belongs to Tripterygium wilfordii isolate XIE 37 chromosome 2, ASM1340144v1, whole genome shotgun sequence and includes:
- the LOC120004550 gene encoding probable Histone-lysine N-methyltransferase ATXR5 isoform X2, which gives rise to MAPANISKAAACRQIGSRRRTEAPLPMPHQKKMKPLSEVMARARYVVVEGADYSQTSCVQCGSGDQDHEMLLCDKCDKAFHMKCLRPIVVRVPIGSWLCPKCSGQRRVRSFSQKKIIDFFGIKKSTNEKKECASLQDARKRRRRCGSLVLQKKRRRLLPFIPSEDPDRRLKQMGTLASALTALQMEFSDELTYMPDLAARSANQAMLEDGGMQVLSKEDTETLEHCRAMCRRGECPPLIVVFDSCEGFTVEADSQIKDLTLIAEYTGDVDYLKNRENDDCDSMMTLLLVTEPSKSLVICPDKRGNIARFINGINNHTPDGKKKQNCKCVRYSVNGECRVFLVATRDIAKGERLYYDYNGYEHEYPTHHFL
- the LOC120004550 gene encoding probable Histone-lysine N-methyltransferase ATXR5 isoform X1 gives rise to the protein MAPANISKAAACRQIGSRRRTEAPLPMPHQKKMKPLSEVMARARYVVVEGADYSQTSCVQCGSGDQDHEMLLCDKCDKAFHMKCLRPIVVRVPIGSWLCPKCSGQRRVRSFSQKKIIDFFGIKKSTNEKKECASLQGCMGQCQKPCLSDARKRRRRCGSLVLQKKRRRLLPFIPSEDPDRRLKQMGTLASALTALQMEFSDELTYMPDLAARSANQAMLEDGGMQVLSKEDTETLEHCRAMCRRGECPPLIVVFDSCEGFTVEADSQIKDLTLIAEYTGDVDYLKNRENDDCDSMMTLLLVTEPSKSLVICPDKRGNIARFINGINNHTPDGKKKQNCKCVRYSVNGECRVFLVATRDIAKGERLYYDYNGYEHEYPTHHFL